Proteins encoded together in one Coffea arabica cultivar ET-39 chromosome 2c, Coffea Arabica ET-39 HiFi, whole genome shotgun sequence window:
- the LOC113726553 gene encoding probable sphingolipid transporter spinster homolog 2 — translation MGEEKKKEEEPKPLQISDPTLNPNPSTVIEVSTTPATAVAPMALSSPPKSSWFTPRRVLVIFSVINMLNYLDRGAIASNGVNGSRRTCTKSGTCSAGSGIQGDFNLNNFQDGVLSSAFMVGLLVASPIFASLAKSVNPFRLIGVGLSVWTIAVAGCGFSIDFWSISICRMFVGVGEASFVSLAAPFIDDNAPAAQKNAWLGIFYMCIPVGTAVGYVFGGVVGNQLSWRYAFWIEAILMLPFAVLGFLTKPLQLKGFAPAGSRKALTTVETAASDNQGGELSLTGEFVKQNSQLSRSKASTNLNQVTRFLRDMRALLGEKVYVVNVLGYIAYNFVIGSYSYWGPKAGYGLYHMSNADLMFGGVTVVSGVLGTVAGGFLLDRMTSTIPNAFKLLSAVTFTGGIFCFAAFCFKSLYAFMAFLAIGEVLIFATQGPVNFVCLHCVHPSLRPLSMAISTVSIHIFGDVPSAPLVGLVQDHVQNWRISALVLTSIFFIASAIWFIGIFLRSVDRFNEDTQHPVTAADRANTAPLLEDKTAETSAASHEP, via the exons ATgggagaagaaaagaagaaagaggaaGAGCCAAAGCCCCTGCAAATATCTGACCCAACCTTAAATCCAAATCCTTCAACTGTTATTGAGGTTTCCACTACTCCAGCAACGGCCGTAGCTCCAATGGCTTTATCTTCACCTCCCAAATCATCATGGTTTACTCCCAGAAG GGTGCTTGTGATATTTTCTGTGATTAACATGTTAAATTACTTGGATCGTGGAGCCATAGCGAGTAATGGTGTGAATGGAAGTCGCAGAACTTGCACAAAAAGTGGTACATGTTCTGCTGGTAGTGGAATTCA GGGCGATTTCAACTTGAACAACTTTCAGGATGGTGTTTTATCATCAGCTTTCATGGTTGGACTCCTTGTGGCATCTCCAATATTTGCATCCTTAGCCAAGAG TGTTAATCCATTTAGACTTATTGGAGTTGGTTTGTCCGTCTGGACAATTGCCGTTGCTGGTTGTGGTTTTTCCAtcgatttttggtcaatttctaTCTGTCGCAT GTTTGTTGGTGTTGGTGAGGCTTCTTTTGTAAGTCTTGCAGCCCCTTTCATAGATGATAATGCCCCTGCTGCTCAG AAAAATGCTTGGCTTGGTATATTTTACATGTGCATACCCGTTGGTACTGCTGTTGGCTATGTCTTTGGTGGAGTG GTTGGAAATCAACTCAGCTGGCGTTATGCATTCTGGATTGAAGCAATTTTGATGCTTCCTTTTGCTGTCTTAGGTTTTCTGACAAAACCATTGCAGCTAAAAG GTTTTGCTCCAGCTGGATCCAGAAAAGCATTGACCACTGTAGAGACAGCTGCTTCAGATAATCAAG gTGGTGAACTATCTTTGACAGGAGAGTTCGTCAAACAAAACTCTCAATTATCCAG GTCAAAGGCAAGTACTAATTTGAACCAAGTTACAAGATTTTTGCGAGACATGAGAGCCCTTTTGGGAGAAAAGGTTTATGTTGTGAATGTTCTAG GCTACATCGCATATAACTTTGTCATAGGCTCATATTCCTATTGGGGACCAAAGGCTGGTTATGGCTTATATCATATG AGTAATGCAGATTTGATGTTTGGAGGTGTGACAGTTGTATCTGGTGTATTGGGCACTGTAGCAGGAGGTTTCCTTCTGGATCGTATGACTTCCACGATTCCAAATGCATTCAAG CTCCTCTCTGCAGTAACCTTCActggggggatattttgctttGCTGCCTTTTGTTTCAAGAGTCTATATGCTTTCATGGCTTTTCTAGCAATTGGAGAAGTGCTCATATTTGCCACTCAG GGTCCTGTGAATTTTGTATGCCTACATTGTGTGCATCCAAGTTTGAGACCGTTATCTATGGCTATATCTACCGTCTCCATTCACATCTTTGGGGATGTACCTTCTGCTCCTCTGGTTGGACTTGTCCAG GATCATGTCCAAAACTGGAGGATAAGTGCGCTGGTTCTAACTTCAATATTCTTCATTGCGTCTGCTATATGGTTTATTG GTATCTTTCTTCGCAGCGTCGACAGATTTAATGAAGACACTCAACACCCAGTTACTGCTGCAGACAGGGCTAACACAGCACCTTTACTCGAAGACAAGACGGCCGAAACAAGCGCAGCTTCCCACGAACCTTAG
- the LOC113726552 gene encoding K(+) efflux antiporter 3, chloroplastic isoform X4: protein MGDSLLDACLQLFEMGLELSLARLKALAKFAFGMGLTQVVLSTLAFTAFELPPNGAIGTRILEFLFHSRPDLVNIRSVDEAVVIGAALSLSSSAFVLQLLAEKGELPTRFGSATLGILLLQDIAVVPLLVILPVLESQNLAEESIWPMLAKESLKALGGLGLLSLGGKYILRRVFEVVAETRSSEAFVALCLLTVAGTSLLTQKLGFSDTLGAFLAGALLAETNFRTQIEADIRPFRGLLLGLFFVTTGTSIDMEVLFREWPNVLSLLAGLIVIKTLIISAIGPRVGLSLQESIRIGLLLSQGGEFAFVVFSLANGLGVLPLELNKLLIIVVVLSMALTPLLNEVGRKAADVIAKKFEEQDKTNNTVNFDASEPIVIVGFGQMGQVLANFLSTPLVYGLDGDTVGVGWPYVAFDLNPSVVKASRKLGFPVSYGDGSRPAVLQSAGISSPKAVIVTYAGKERTIEAVQRMRLAFPAVPIYARAQDMMHLLDLKKAGATDAILENAETSLQLGSKMLKGFGVMSDDITFLSQLLLNSMELQAQDTLDKTVEQDIDVMKPLQIRVAARTINASNLTEDAVCLEAKHMDGDPSQIPPGGTDYLSDHDRHHESEDLAADGVSYCRLDTENGSPVNFEDVDEQNIVQDSTNGY from the exons ATGGGGGATTCTCTTCTTG ATGCTTGTTTACAGCTGTTTGAGATGGGCTTGGAGCTTTCACTTGCACGTCTAAAAGCTCTTGCTAAATTTGCTTTTGGGATGGGACTGACTCAG GTTGTACTGTCCACACTTGCTTTCACGGCATTTGAGCTTCCACCTAATGGTGCTATAGGAACAAGGATTCTGGAGTTCCTTTTTCACTCAAGACCTGATTTG GTAAACATCAGAAGTGTAGACGAGGCTGTGGTAATTGGTGCTGCTCTATCATTGTCTTCTTCAGCTTTTGTTTTACAG CTTCTTGCGGAGAAGGGTGAGCTTCCAACTAGATTTGGCTCAGCAACTCTGGGGATACTTCTCCTTCAG GACATTGCAGTCGTTCCTCTCTTAGTCATCCTACCAGTGTTGGAAAGTCAG AATTTGGCAGAAGAAAGTATTTGGCCAATGCTAGCTAAAGAAAGTCTGAAGGCATTAGGTGGACTAGGTTTGCTTTCTCTAGGAGGAAAATACATTTTGCGGCGAGTTTTTGAG GTTGTTGCTGAAACAAGAAGCTCAGAAGCTTTTGTGGCCCTCTGTCTCCTAACTGTTGCTGGGACATCACTTTTAACCCAAAAATTGGGCTTTAGTGACACG CTGGGAGCATTTCTTGCTGGAGCCCTATTAGCAGAAACAAATTTCCGTACACAGATTGAAGCTGATATTAGGCCATTCAGAGGCTTACTTCTGGGGTTGTTTTTTGTGACCACTGGGACTTCTATTGACATGGAG GTCCTTTTCCGAGAATGGCCAAATGTACTTTCGCTCTTGGCGGGTTTGATTGTTATAAAAACTCTTATAATATCTGCAATAGGTCCACGTGTTGGACTTTCCCTCCAAGAGAGCATAAGGATAGGGTTGCTTCTTTCCCAGGGAGGTGAATTTGCATTTGTGGTTTTCTCTCTTGCAAACGG GCTTGGAGTGCTGCCCCTTGAACTGAACAAGTTACTTATAATTGTTGTTGTGCTGTCGATGGCATTGACTCCTTTGCTAAATGAAGTTGGACGAAAGGCTGCTGATGTTATTGCAAAGAAGTTTGAGGAGCAAGAT AAAACTAATAACACAGTAAATTTTGATGCAAGCGAGCCAATTGTCATCGTTGGATTTGGGCAGATGGGACAG GTTCTTGCAAATTTTTTGTCCACCCCGCTGGTGTATGGACTAGATGGTGATACTGTAGGTGTTGGATGGCCCTACGTGGCTTTTGATCTGAATCCATCTGTTGTAAAG GCTTCTAGAAAGCTGGGATTCCCTGTTTCATATGGAGATGGATCACGTCCTGCAGTTCTGCAATCTGCTGGTATCTCTTCACCAAAAGCAGTCATTGTTACGTACGCTGGGAAGGAAAGGACAATTGAGGCTGTGCAGAGGATGCGATTGGCGTTTCCGGCG GTTCCAATATACGCCCGTGCACAGGATATGATGCATCTGCTAGATCTGAAGAAAGCCGGTGCAACAGATGCTATTCTCGAGAATGCAGAG ACAAGTTTGCAGCTTGGTTCTAAGATGTTAAAAGGGTTTGGTGTTATGTCTGACGACATAACCTTTCTGAGTCAGCTTCTTCTAAATTCCATGGAGCTACAAGCTCAGGATACACTTGATAAAACTGTTGAACAAGATATTGATGTCATGAAGCCATTGCAG ATAAGAGTAGCGGCTCGAACAATCAATGCGTCGAACTTGACAGAAGACGCAGTATGCCTTGAAGCGAAACATATGGATGGAGATCCCTCGCAGATACCACCTGGGGGAACAGATTATCTCTCAGACCATGATAGGCACCATGAATCTGAGGATCTAGCGGCTGACGGGGTTTCATACTGCAGGCTAGATACTGAGAATGGCTCTCCAGTAAATTTTGAAGATGTTGATGAGCAAAATATTGTACAAGATAGTACAAATGGGTACTAG
- the LOC113726552 gene encoding K(+) efflux antiporter 3, chloroplastic isoform X1, whose product MLGSMISYHHSPKGYDIIARRSFGRAASHMHIYRYYVSCAYDRPAYLPSDSPYTRISYPGCFSQIIIKGTPWLSNQSVDGKRSCFHDRQSQKNRFCLSAVVDVSSAVEVINDLGSDSLTLLVVIVLVVPAFKTIKASPILGFFFAGVVLNQLGLIRNLTDVKILSEWGILFLLFEMGLELSLARLKALAKFAFGMGLTQVVLSTLAFTAFELPPNGAIGTRILEFLFHSRPDLVNIRSVDEAVVIGAALSLSSSAFVLQLLAEKGELPTRFGSATLGILLLQDIAVVPLLVILPVLESQNLAEESIWPMLAKESLKALGGLGLLSLGGKYILRRVFEVVAETRSSEAFVALCLLTVAGTSLLTQKLGFSDTLGAFLAGALLAETNFRTQIEADIRPFRGLLLGLFFVTTGTSIDMEVLFREWPNVLSLLAGLIVIKTLIISAIGPRVGLSLQESIRIGLLLSQGGEFAFVVFSLANGLGVLPLELNKLLIIVVVLSMALTPLLNEVGRKAADVIAKKFEEQDKTNNTVNFDASEPIVIVGFGQMGQVLANFLSTPLVYGLDGDTVGVGWPYVAFDLNPSVVKASRKLGFPVSYGDGSRPAVLQSAGISSPKAVIVTYAGKERTIEAVQRMRLAFPAVPIYARAQDMMHLLDLKKAGATDAILENAETSLQLGSKMLKGFGVMSDDITFLSQLLLNSMELQAQDTLDKTVEQDIDVMKPLQIRVAARTINASNLTEDAVCLEAKHMDGDPSQIPPGGTDYLSDHDRHHESEDLAADGVSYCRLDTENGSPVNFEDVDEQNIVQDSTNGY is encoded by the exons ATGTTGGGTTCCATGATTTCTTACCATCACAGTCCCAAG GGATATGACATTATAGCTCGAAGAAGCTTTGGCAGAGCTGCTTCTCACATGCATATCTATCGATACTATGTTTCATGTGCTTATGATCGGCCAGCATACTTGCCATCAGATTCGCCGTATACCAGGATAAGTTATCCAGGTTGTTTCTCACAAATTATCATCAAAGGCACGCCTTGGCTATCTAACCAGAGTGTTGATGGAAAAAGATCCTGCTTCCATGATAGACAGAGTCAGAAGAATAGATTCTGTTTATCTGCGGTAGTTGATGTCTCCAGTGCTGTTGAAGTCATCAATGACTTAGGATCAGACTCATTGACATTGCTAGTTGTAATTGTATTGGTTGTTCCTGCCTTCAAAACCATCAAAGCCAGCCCT ATacttggttttttctttgctggAGTTGTGCTTAATCAGCTTGGATTAATTAGAAATCTTACAGATGTTAAGATTCTTTCAGAATGGGGGATTCTCTTCTTG CTGTTTGAGATGGGCTTGGAGCTTTCACTTGCACGTCTAAAAGCTCTTGCTAAATTTGCTTTTGGGATGGGACTGACTCAG GTTGTACTGTCCACACTTGCTTTCACGGCATTTGAGCTTCCACCTAATGGTGCTATAGGAACAAGGATTCTGGAGTTCCTTTTTCACTCAAGACCTGATTTG GTAAACATCAGAAGTGTAGACGAGGCTGTGGTAATTGGTGCTGCTCTATCATTGTCTTCTTCAGCTTTTGTTTTACAG CTTCTTGCGGAGAAGGGTGAGCTTCCAACTAGATTTGGCTCAGCAACTCTGGGGATACTTCTCCTTCAG GACATTGCAGTCGTTCCTCTCTTAGTCATCCTACCAGTGTTGGAAAGTCAG AATTTGGCAGAAGAAAGTATTTGGCCAATGCTAGCTAAAGAAAGTCTGAAGGCATTAGGTGGACTAGGTTTGCTTTCTCTAGGAGGAAAATACATTTTGCGGCGAGTTTTTGAG GTTGTTGCTGAAACAAGAAGCTCAGAAGCTTTTGTGGCCCTCTGTCTCCTAACTGTTGCTGGGACATCACTTTTAACCCAAAAATTGGGCTTTAGTGACACG CTGGGAGCATTTCTTGCTGGAGCCCTATTAGCAGAAACAAATTTCCGTACACAGATTGAAGCTGATATTAGGCCATTCAGAGGCTTACTTCTGGGGTTGTTTTTTGTGACCACTGGGACTTCTATTGACATGGAG GTCCTTTTCCGAGAATGGCCAAATGTACTTTCGCTCTTGGCGGGTTTGATTGTTATAAAAACTCTTATAATATCTGCAATAGGTCCACGTGTTGGACTTTCCCTCCAAGAGAGCATAAGGATAGGGTTGCTTCTTTCCCAGGGAGGTGAATTTGCATTTGTGGTTTTCTCTCTTGCAAACGG GCTTGGAGTGCTGCCCCTTGAACTGAACAAGTTACTTATAATTGTTGTTGTGCTGTCGATGGCATTGACTCCTTTGCTAAATGAAGTTGGACGAAAGGCTGCTGATGTTATTGCAAAGAAGTTTGAGGAGCAAGAT AAAACTAATAACACAGTAAATTTTGATGCAAGCGAGCCAATTGTCATCGTTGGATTTGGGCAGATGGGACAG GTTCTTGCAAATTTTTTGTCCACCCCGCTGGTGTATGGACTAGATGGTGATACTGTAGGTGTTGGATGGCCCTACGTGGCTTTTGATCTGAATCCATCTGTTGTAAAG GCTTCTAGAAAGCTGGGATTCCCTGTTTCATATGGAGATGGATCACGTCCTGCAGTTCTGCAATCTGCTGGTATCTCTTCACCAAAAGCAGTCATTGTTACGTACGCTGGGAAGGAAAGGACAATTGAGGCTGTGCAGAGGATGCGATTGGCGTTTCCGGCG GTTCCAATATACGCCCGTGCACAGGATATGATGCATCTGCTAGATCTGAAGAAAGCCGGTGCAACAGATGCTATTCTCGAGAATGCAGAG ACAAGTTTGCAGCTTGGTTCTAAGATGTTAAAAGGGTTTGGTGTTATGTCTGACGACATAACCTTTCTGAGTCAGCTTCTTCTAAATTCCATGGAGCTACAAGCTCAGGATACACTTGATAAAACTGTTGAACAAGATATTGATGTCATGAAGCCATTGCAG ATAAGAGTAGCGGCTCGAACAATCAATGCGTCGAACTTGACAGAAGACGCAGTATGCCTTGAAGCGAAACATATGGATGGAGATCCCTCGCAGATACCACCTGGGGGAACAGATTATCTCTCAGACCATGATAGGCACCATGAATCTGAGGATCTAGCGGCTGACGGGGTTTCATACTGCAGGCTAGATACTGAGAATGGCTCTCCAGTAAATTTTGAAGATGTTGATGAGCAAAATATTGTACAAGATAGTACAAATGGGTACTAG
- the LOC113726552 gene encoding K(+) efflux antiporter 3, chloroplastic isoform X2, whose amino-acid sequence MLGSMISYHHSPKGYDIIARRSFGRAASHMHIYRYYVSCAYDRPAYLPSDSPYTRISYPGCFSQIIIKGTPWLSNQSVDGKRSCFHDRQSQKNRFCLSAVVDVSSAVEVINDLGSDSLTLLVVIVLVVPAFKTIKASPILGFFFAGVVLNQLGLIRNLTDVKILSEWGILFLLFEMGLELSLARLKALAKFAFGMGLTQVVLSTLAFTAFELPPNGAIGTRILEFLFHSRPDLLLAEKGELPTRFGSATLGILLLQDIAVVPLLVILPVLESQNLAEESIWPMLAKESLKALGGLGLLSLGGKYILRRVFEVVAETRSSEAFVALCLLTVAGTSLLTQKLGFSDTLGAFLAGALLAETNFRTQIEADIRPFRGLLLGLFFVTTGTSIDMEVLFREWPNVLSLLAGLIVIKTLIISAIGPRVGLSLQESIRIGLLLSQGGEFAFVVFSLANGLGVLPLELNKLLIIVVVLSMALTPLLNEVGRKAADVIAKKFEEQDKTNNTVNFDASEPIVIVGFGQMGQVLANFLSTPLVYGLDGDTVGVGWPYVAFDLNPSVVKASRKLGFPVSYGDGSRPAVLQSAGISSPKAVIVTYAGKERTIEAVQRMRLAFPAVPIYARAQDMMHLLDLKKAGATDAILENAETSLQLGSKMLKGFGVMSDDITFLSQLLLNSMELQAQDTLDKTVEQDIDVMKPLQIRVAARTINASNLTEDAVCLEAKHMDGDPSQIPPGGTDYLSDHDRHHESEDLAADGVSYCRLDTENGSPVNFEDVDEQNIVQDSTNGY is encoded by the exons ATGTTGGGTTCCATGATTTCTTACCATCACAGTCCCAAG GGATATGACATTATAGCTCGAAGAAGCTTTGGCAGAGCTGCTTCTCACATGCATATCTATCGATACTATGTTTCATGTGCTTATGATCGGCCAGCATACTTGCCATCAGATTCGCCGTATACCAGGATAAGTTATCCAGGTTGTTTCTCACAAATTATCATCAAAGGCACGCCTTGGCTATCTAACCAGAGTGTTGATGGAAAAAGATCCTGCTTCCATGATAGACAGAGTCAGAAGAATAGATTCTGTTTATCTGCGGTAGTTGATGTCTCCAGTGCTGTTGAAGTCATCAATGACTTAGGATCAGACTCATTGACATTGCTAGTTGTAATTGTATTGGTTGTTCCTGCCTTCAAAACCATCAAAGCCAGCCCT ATacttggttttttctttgctggAGTTGTGCTTAATCAGCTTGGATTAATTAGAAATCTTACAGATGTTAAGATTCTTTCAGAATGGGGGATTCTCTTCTTG CTGTTTGAGATGGGCTTGGAGCTTTCACTTGCACGTCTAAAAGCTCTTGCTAAATTTGCTTTTGGGATGGGACTGACTCAG GTTGTACTGTCCACACTTGCTTTCACGGCATTTGAGCTTCCACCTAATGGTGCTATAGGAACAAGGATTCTGGAGTTCCTTTTTCACTCAAGACCTGATTTG CTTCTTGCGGAGAAGGGTGAGCTTCCAACTAGATTTGGCTCAGCAACTCTGGGGATACTTCTCCTTCAG GACATTGCAGTCGTTCCTCTCTTAGTCATCCTACCAGTGTTGGAAAGTCAG AATTTGGCAGAAGAAAGTATTTGGCCAATGCTAGCTAAAGAAAGTCTGAAGGCATTAGGTGGACTAGGTTTGCTTTCTCTAGGAGGAAAATACATTTTGCGGCGAGTTTTTGAG GTTGTTGCTGAAACAAGAAGCTCAGAAGCTTTTGTGGCCCTCTGTCTCCTAACTGTTGCTGGGACATCACTTTTAACCCAAAAATTGGGCTTTAGTGACACG CTGGGAGCATTTCTTGCTGGAGCCCTATTAGCAGAAACAAATTTCCGTACACAGATTGAAGCTGATATTAGGCCATTCAGAGGCTTACTTCTGGGGTTGTTTTTTGTGACCACTGGGACTTCTATTGACATGGAG GTCCTTTTCCGAGAATGGCCAAATGTACTTTCGCTCTTGGCGGGTTTGATTGTTATAAAAACTCTTATAATATCTGCAATAGGTCCACGTGTTGGACTTTCCCTCCAAGAGAGCATAAGGATAGGGTTGCTTCTTTCCCAGGGAGGTGAATTTGCATTTGTGGTTTTCTCTCTTGCAAACGG GCTTGGAGTGCTGCCCCTTGAACTGAACAAGTTACTTATAATTGTTGTTGTGCTGTCGATGGCATTGACTCCTTTGCTAAATGAAGTTGGACGAAAGGCTGCTGATGTTATTGCAAAGAAGTTTGAGGAGCAAGAT AAAACTAATAACACAGTAAATTTTGATGCAAGCGAGCCAATTGTCATCGTTGGATTTGGGCAGATGGGACAG GTTCTTGCAAATTTTTTGTCCACCCCGCTGGTGTATGGACTAGATGGTGATACTGTAGGTGTTGGATGGCCCTACGTGGCTTTTGATCTGAATCCATCTGTTGTAAAG GCTTCTAGAAAGCTGGGATTCCCTGTTTCATATGGAGATGGATCACGTCCTGCAGTTCTGCAATCTGCTGGTATCTCTTCACCAAAAGCAGTCATTGTTACGTACGCTGGGAAGGAAAGGACAATTGAGGCTGTGCAGAGGATGCGATTGGCGTTTCCGGCG GTTCCAATATACGCCCGTGCACAGGATATGATGCATCTGCTAGATCTGAAGAAAGCCGGTGCAACAGATGCTATTCTCGAGAATGCAGAG ACAAGTTTGCAGCTTGGTTCTAAGATGTTAAAAGGGTTTGGTGTTATGTCTGACGACATAACCTTTCTGAGTCAGCTTCTTCTAAATTCCATGGAGCTACAAGCTCAGGATACACTTGATAAAACTGTTGAACAAGATATTGATGTCATGAAGCCATTGCAG ATAAGAGTAGCGGCTCGAACAATCAATGCGTCGAACTTGACAGAAGACGCAGTATGCCTTGAAGCGAAACATATGGATGGAGATCCCTCGCAGATACCACCTGGGGGAACAGATTATCTCTCAGACCATGATAGGCACCATGAATCTGAGGATCTAGCGGCTGACGGGGTTTCATACTGCAGGCTAGATACTGAGAATGGCTCTCCAGTAAATTTTGAAGATGTTGATGAGCAAAATATTGTACAAGATAGTACAAATGGGTACTAG
- the LOC113726552 gene encoding K(+) efflux antiporter 3, chloroplastic isoform X3: MLGSMISYHHSPKGYDIIARRSFGRAASHMHIYRYYVSCAYDRPAYLPSDSPYTRISYPGCFSQIIIKGTPWLSNQSVDGKRSCFHDRQSQKNRFCLSAVVDVSSAVEVINDLGSDSLTLLVVIVLVVPAFKTIKASPILGFFFAGVVLNQLGLIRNLTDVKILSEWGILFLLFEMGLELSLARLKALAKFAFGMGLTQVVLSTLAFTAFELPPNGAIGTRILEFLFHSRPDLVNIRSVDEAVVIGAALSLSSSAFVLQLLAEKGELPTRFGSATLGILLLQDIAVVPLLVILPVLESQNLAEESIWPMLAKESLKALGGLGLLSLGGKYILRRVFEVVAETRSSEAFVALCLLTVAGTSLLTQKLGFSDTLGAFLAGALLAETNFRTQIEADIRPFRGLLLGLFFVTTGTSIDMEVLFREWPNVLSLLAGLIVIKTLIISAIGPRVGLSLQESIRIGLLLSQGGEFAFVVFSLANGLGVLPLELNKLLIIVVVLSMALTPLLNEVGRKAADVIAKKFEEQDKTNNTVNFDASEPIVIVGFGQMGQVLANFLSTPLVYGLDGDTVGVGWPYVAFDLNPSVVKASRKLGFPVSYGDGSRPAVLQSAGISSPKAVIVTYAGKERTIEAVQRMRLAFPAVPIYARAQDMMHLLDLKKAGATDAILENAETSLQLGSKMLKGFGVMSDDITFLSQLLLNSMELQAQDTLDKTVEQDIDVMKPLQVACL, from the exons ATGTTGGGTTCCATGATTTCTTACCATCACAGTCCCAAG GGATATGACATTATAGCTCGAAGAAGCTTTGGCAGAGCTGCTTCTCACATGCATATCTATCGATACTATGTTTCATGTGCTTATGATCGGCCAGCATACTTGCCATCAGATTCGCCGTATACCAGGATAAGTTATCCAGGTTGTTTCTCACAAATTATCATCAAAGGCACGCCTTGGCTATCTAACCAGAGTGTTGATGGAAAAAGATCCTGCTTCCATGATAGACAGAGTCAGAAGAATAGATTCTGTTTATCTGCGGTAGTTGATGTCTCCAGTGCTGTTGAAGTCATCAATGACTTAGGATCAGACTCATTGACATTGCTAGTTGTAATTGTATTGGTTGTTCCTGCCTTCAAAACCATCAAAGCCAGCCCT ATacttggttttttctttgctggAGTTGTGCTTAATCAGCTTGGATTAATTAGAAATCTTACAGATGTTAAGATTCTTTCAGAATGGGGGATTCTCTTCTTG CTGTTTGAGATGGGCTTGGAGCTTTCACTTGCACGTCTAAAAGCTCTTGCTAAATTTGCTTTTGGGATGGGACTGACTCAG GTTGTACTGTCCACACTTGCTTTCACGGCATTTGAGCTTCCACCTAATGGTGCTATAGGAACAAGGATTCTGGAGTTCCTTTTTCACTCAAGACCTGATTTG GTAAACATCAGAAGTGTAGACGAGGCTGTGGTAATTGGTGCTGCTCTATCATTGTCTTCTTCAGCTTTTGTTTTACAG CTTCTTGCGGAGAAGGGTGAGCTTCCAACTAGATTTGGCTCAGCAACTCTGGGGATACTTCTCCTTCAG GACATTGCAGTCGTTCCTCTCTTAGTCATCCTACCAGTGTTGGAAAGTCAG AATTTGGCAGAAGAAAGTATTTGGCCAATGCTAGCTAAAGAAAGTCTGAAGGCATTAGGTGGACTAGGTTTGCTTTCTCTAGGAGGAAAATACATTTTGCGGCGAGTTTTTGAG GTTGTTGCTGAAACAAGAAGCTCAGAAGCTTTTGTGGCCCTCTGTCTCCTAACTGTTGCTGGGACATCACTTTTAACCCAAAAATTGGGCTTTAGTGACACG CTGGGAGCATTTCTTGCTGGAGCCCTATTAGCAGAAACAAATTTCCGTACACAGATTGAAGCTGATATTAGGCCATTCAGAGGCTTACTTCTGGGGTTGTTTTTTGTGACCACTGGGACTTCTATTGACATGGAG GTCCTTTTCCGAGAATGGCCAAATGTACTTTCGCTCTTGGCGGGTTTGATTGTTATAAAAACTCTTATAATATCTGCAATAGGTCCACGTGTTGGACTTTCCCTCCAAGAGAGCATAAGGATAGGGTTGCTTCTTTCCCAGGGAGGTGAATTTGCATTTGTGGTTTTCTCTCTTGCAAACGG GCTTGGAGTGCTGCCCCTTGAACTGAACAAGTTACTTATAATTGTTGTTGTGCTGTCGATGGCATTGACTCCTTTGCTAAATGAAGTTGGACGAAAGGCTGCTGATGTTATTGCAAAGAAGTTTGAGGAGCAAGAT AAAACTAATAACACAGTAAATTTTGATGCAAGCGAGCCAATTGTCATCGTTGGATTTGGGCAGATGGGACAG GTTCTTGCAAATTTTTTGTCCACCCCGCTGGTGTATGGACTAGATGGTGATACTGTAGGTGTTGGATGGCCCTACGTGGCTTTTGATCTGAATCCATCTGTTGTAAAG GCTTCTAGAAAGCTGGGATTCCCTGTTTCATATGGAGATGGATCACGTCCTGCAGTTCTGCAATCTGCTGGTATCTCTTCACCAAAAGCAGTCATTGTTACGTACGCTGGGAAGGAAAGGACAATTGAGGCTGTGCAGAGGATGCGATTGGCGTTTCCGGCG GTTCCAATATACGCCCGTGCACAGGATATGATGCATCTGCTAGATCTGAAGAAAGCCGGTGCAACAGATGCTATTCTCGAGAATGCAGAG ACAAGTTTGCAGCTTGGTTCTAAGATGTTAAAAGGGTTTGGTGTTATGTCTGACGACATAACCTTTCTGAGTCAGCTTCTTCTAAATTCCATGGAGCTACAAGCTCAGGATACACTTGATAAAACTGTTGAACAAGATATTGATGTCATGAAGCCATTGCAG GTTGCCTGTTTATAA